In one Pseudomonas sp. SCA2728.1_7 genomic region, the following are encoded:
- the guaB gene encoding IMP dehydrogenase, giving the protein MLRISQEALTFDDILLVPGYSEVLPNEVSLKTRLTRGIELNIPLVSAAMDTVTEARLAIAMAQEGGIGIIHKNMTIEQQAAEVRKVKKFEAGVVKDPITIEADATVRDLFELTRMHNISGVPVLHDGDLVGIVTSRDVRFESRLEATVREVMTPKERLVTIKEGASKDEARELLHKHRIERVLIVDDKFALKGMMTVNDIEKAKAYPLASKDDQGRLRVGAAVGTGKDTGDRVAALVNAGVDVVVVDTAHGHSKGVIDRVRWVKENFPEVQVIGGNIATGAAAKALAEAGADAVKVGIGPGSICTTRIVAGVGVPQISAIANVAAALEGTGVPLIADGGIRFSGDLSKAIVAGASCVMMGSMFAGTEEAPGEIELFQGRSYKAYRGMGSLGAMSQAQGSSDRYFQDSSAGAEKLVPEGIEGRVPYKGTLSAIIHQLMGGLRSSMGYTGSANIEEMRTKPEFVRITGAGMAESHVHDVQITKEAPNYRVG; this is encoded by the coding sequence ATGCTGCGTATCAGCCAAGAAGCTCTGACATTCGACGACATTCTCCTAGTGCCTGGTTATTCCGAGGTGCTTCCTAACGAAGTCAGTCTCAAGACCCGCCTTACCCGTGGCATCGAGCTGAACATTCCTCTGGTTTCTGCCGCCATGGACACCGTTACTGAAGCCCGTCTGGCAATCGCCATGGCTCAGGAAGGTGGCATCGGTATTATCCACAAGAACATGACCATCGAGCAGCAAGCTGCCGAAGTGCGTAAGGTCAAGAAGTTCGAAGCCGGCGTCGTCAAGGATCCGATCACCATCGAGGCTGATGCCACGGTTCGTGATCTGTTCGAATTGACCCGCATGCACAACATTTCCGGCGTTCCGGTGCTGCACGATGGCGACCTGGTCGGCATCGTCACCTCCCGTGACGTGCGTTTCGAAAGCCGTCTGGAAGCCACCGTCCGTGAAGTGATGACGCCCAAAGAGCGTCTGGTCACGATCAAGGAAGGCGCGAGCAAGGACGAAGCACGCGAACTGCTGCACAAGCACCGCATCGAGCGCGTGCTGATCGTCGACGACAAATTCGCCCTCAAAGGCATGATGACCGTCAACGATATCGAAAAAGCCAAAGCCTACCCGCTGGCCAGCAAGGACGATCAAGGTCGTCTGCGCGTTGGCGCCGCTGTCGGCACCGGTAAAGACACCGGTGACCGTGTAGCCGCGCTGGTCAATGCTGGCGTGGACGTCGTGGTAGTCGATACCGCGCACGGTCACTCCAAAGGCGTGATCGACCGCGTTCGCTGGGTCAAAGAGAATTTCCCTGAAGTGCAGGTGATCGGCGGCAACATCGCCACCGGCGCCGCTGCCAAGGCTCTGGCCGAAGCAGGCGCTGACGCAGTCAAGGTCGGTATCGGCCCTGGCTCGATCTGCACCACCCGTATCGTCGCCGGTGTCGGCGTCCCGCAAATCAGTGCCATCGCCAACGTTGCTGCTGCCCTTGAAGGCACTGGCGTACCGTTGATCGCCGACGGCGGCATCCGTTTCTCCGGTGACCTGTCCAAGGCCATCGTAGCCGGTGCTTCCTGCGTGATGATGGGCTCGATGTTCGCCGGTACTGAAGAAGCGCCGGGCGAAATCGAACTGTTCCAGGGCCGTTCGTACAAGGCTTATCGCGGTATGGGTTCGCTGGGCGCCATGTCCCAGGCTCAAGGTTCTTCCGACCGTTACTTCCAGGACTCCTCGGCAGGCGCCGAGAAACTCGTTCCGGAAGGCATCGAAGGCCGTGTGCCGTACAAAGGCACCCTGAGCGCGATCATTCACCAGTTGATGGGCGGTCTGCGTTCCTCGATGGGCTACACCGGTAGCGCCAACATCGAAGAAATGCGCACCAAGCCTGAGTTCGTGCGGATCACCGGCGCCGGCATGGCCGAATCCCACGTGCACGACGTGCAGATCACCAAAGAAGCGCCAAACTACCGCGTAGGTTGA